AAAATGGACTAACCGCAAGAAGGGATTCGGCCTCGCTAGAGCGGATTGCGAGTATAGGGCACCGCTACCTCCCCGCTTAGCACGGCAAAATTGAAACCAAATATTATATGCATTGTTACCAACGCAATTAATAGTATAAAGCCTTTAGCGAAAAATTGCAATGAAATACAAACTGTAAATTATATGAAAATTATTTTTTTGTAAATTTTTTCATTTTTTCTCTTTATTCCTTTTCCGTATATTATTAAAAAAAGTTGTTAAGATAGAACCACACTCTTTCTCCAAGATTCCACTTTCAACTTCTACTTGATGATTGAACCTTTTCTCGTCTAAAAGATTCATAATTGTTCCAGCACAACCTCCCTTTGGATCTTTGGCACCGTAAACAACCCTCTGAATTCTTGACAATACAATGGCTCCAGCACACATCGGACATGGTTCTAGCGTAACATATAACGTCGTATTTTCTAATCTCCAAGATCCTATACTTTTACATGC
The genomic region above belongs to Bacillus sp. SM2101 and contains:
- the tadA gene encoding tRNA adenosine(34) deaminase TadA, with amino-acid sequence MNTDEYYMRLALNEAKKAELINEVPIGAVIVKDNEIIASAFNLREREQRSLAHAELLAIDEACKSIGSWRLENTTLYVTLEPCPMCAGAIVLSRIQRVVYGAKDPKGGCAGTIMNLLDEKRFNHQVEVESGILEKECGSILTTFFNNIRKRNKEKK